The following proteins come from a genomic window of Diorhabda carinulata isolate Delta chromosome X, icDioCari1.1, whole genome shotgun sequence:
- the LOC130900927 gene encoding uncharacterized protein LOC130900927 yields MDSVANSLQLKNLPHLLCATCQKILSQFPIYCYKGGSTCGRCPYPENGIHNEAYEILAKNIKFPCCNKENGCKITLYPRDVAQHEKICTFKKYNCPAITTPPCSWKGFLEKLLNHFETKHKMLIQNEEFFEIDFVNNHNVNYLFPYSEELYLVNRTTDSKKHMFFCTVSCLGNDNFERNASFKIILENGNKSTMHEIVEKINNTVQINKEVINSILNDPLIILAKIEIFKEEILSDEENEDEEIEDKRSPDLNYELLQELECMVCLEYMVPPIYQCIIGHSICTDCKKSVSECPTCRSEFQNTQNFALAQIIQHINYPCKFKRCDHMAKAKDIKLHEATCVHSLYKCPLRDYFDCNKEMGYKDIYDHVESQHYENLLELDTVTMPFYRQENNLLETNIDDCFIIKHDSLLFKVHFTFIDESFMFAGQFIGPSGESTKYHFEVEIYDTCGHDCRALMSKPCGPMTGNETAFDDDRYIVIFSYDQLEHFINKQFTFTIRIIEI; encoded by the exons atGGATAGTGTTGCAAACTCTTTACAACTAAAAAACTTACCTCATCTCCTCTGTGCAACATGCCAAAAAATTTTATCCCAATTTCCGATATATTGTTACAAAGGGGGCTCTACTTGCGGTAGATGCCCCTACCCCGAAAACGGGATACACAACGAAGCTTACGAAATATTAgccaaaaatattaaatttcctTGTTGCAATAAAGAAAACGGTTGCAAAATCACTTTGTATCCACGAGATGTGGCTCAGCATGAAAAAATttgtacttttaaaaaatacaattgcCCAGCTATCACTACTCCACCTTGCAGTTGGAAAGGTTTCCTTGAAAAACTACTGAATCATTTCGAGACTaaacacaaaatgttaataCAAAACgaggaatttttcgaaatagatttCGTCAACAATCATAATGTAAATTATCTATTTCCATATTCAGAAGAACTTTATTTGGTAAATCGAACAACCGATTCGAAAAAACACATGTTTTTCTGTACGGTTTCGTGCTTAGGAAATGATAATTTCGAAAGAAACGCTTCGTTTAAGATTATTTTAGAAAACGGCAACAAATCCACGATGCACGAAATCGTCGAGAAAATTAATAACACCGTTCAGATTAACAAAGAAGTTATAAATAGTATCTTGAACGATCCATTGATAATTTTGGCAAAAATCGAGATATTTAAGGAAGAAATTCTTAGTGATGAAGAAAACGAAGATGAGGAGATCGAAGATAAACGTAGTCCAGATCTCAACTATGAACTTCTTCAAGAACTAGAATGTATG GTTTGTTTAGAGTACATGGTTCCTCCGATCTATCAATGTATAATAGGTCATAGCATCTGTACAGATTGTAAGAAAAGCGTAAGTGAATGTCCGACATGTAGAAGCGAATTCCAAAACACCCAGAATTTCGCTTTGGCTCAAATCATCCAACACATCAATTACCCCTGTAAATTCAAAAGGTGTGATCACATGGCTAAAGCGAAAGATATAAAATTACATGAAGCAACTTGCGTCCATTCCTTATACAAATGCCCCCTCCGAGATTACTTTGATTGTAATAAAGAGATGGGGTACAAAGATATATACGATCACGTGGAATCCCAACATTACGAAAATCTATTAGAATTGGACACAGTTACCATGCCGTTCTATAGACAGGAAAATAATCTTCTGGAAACCAACATCGATGATTGTTTCATCATCAAACATGATTCGTTGCTGTTCAAAGTCCATTTTACTTTTATCGATGAAAGTTTTATGTTTGCTGGGCAGTTCATTGGACCTTCGGGGGAGAGTACCAAGTATCATTTCGAAGTAGAAATTTACGATACTTGTGGACATGATTGCAGAGCTCTCATGTCAAAACCTTGCGGTCCTATGACTGGTAACGAGACTGCTTTCGATGACGATAGATACATTGTCATTTTTAGTTACGATCAACttgaacattttattaataaacaatttacttttactattagaattattgaaatttga
- the LOC130900926 gene encoding uncharacterized protein LOC130900926, whose amino-acid sequence MSGCVSLPSDILESLICSNCSNYLSVFPIYTKIDNSGALCGRCKVAEVDKYLKDEAYECIAQFLTFPCMYTKNGCTENHIPTKLEQHERLCSWQKLGCPSKNYSKCQWIGHRSDLEKHFASQHPNLVLKDRQFRLTFINSLEETYLFSYMEELFILKKEIDARKANCYCSVQHLQSSEESDSFGYSLKIESSDKNYFFNCPEKSTCSDEKLNCTQITADIIKEKLFGSDSVIVNVNIYKVNNAGLVLQEETVEDDDKTKENSLEFKVNWDLLAEMECPICYNYMLPPIFQCIDGHSLCGACKENINGICGICKKVVKDTRNFTLEKMANRLLYPCKFHKSGCTYSSLATEIKEHQSNCRFGPQECPLSDSTDCSWSGFHSAVFAHVENNHNDDILQGDKIEIPFERDRTSSVVYLIERKKIIFKLCYEFDGSKFYWCVQLVGFSEVAKDYRFEVDLIDLSGSKLRFYHLGLVVPLTKLADCYKCPGKFVVATLEQVENFVTNSICFRVNIVEK is encoded by the exons ATGAGTGGTTGTGTTTCCCTTCCTTCTGATATATTGGAATCTTTAATTTGCTCAAATTGTAGCAACTATTTGTCTGTATTTCCAATTTATACAAAGATTGATAATTCAGGTGCATTATGCGGCCGATGCAAGGTCGCGGaagttgataaatatttaaaagacgAAGCTTACGAATGCATAGCTCAATTTTTAACTTTTCCATGCATGTATACCAAAAACGGATGCACCGAGAATCATATTCCGACAAAATTAGAACAGCATGAACGACTGTGTTCCTGGCAAAAATTGGGTTGTCCGagcaaaaattattcaaaatgtcAGTGGATAGGACATAGATCTGATTTAGAGAAACATTTCGCTTCACAGCATCCGAATCTCGTATTAAAAGATCGTCAATTTCGATTAACTTTCATAAATTCACTAGAGGAAACatatttgttttcttatatggaagaattgtttattttaaaaaaggaaatcgACGCCAGGAAAGCGAATTGCTATTGTTCGGTACAACATCTTCAATCGAGTGAAGAATCTGATAGTTTCGGTTACTCATTAAAAATTGAGAGCAGTGATAAGAACTACTTCTTTAATTGCCCTGAAAAAAGTACTTGCAGTGATGAAAAGTTGAATTGCACCCAAATTACTGCCGatattatcaaagaaaaactCTTTGGATCGGATTCAGTTATAGTTaatgtcaatatttataaagttaacaATGCGGGGCTTGTTTTACAAGAAGAAACAGTTGAAGATGATGATAAAACAAAG GAAAACAGTTTGGAATTCAAGGTGAATTGGGACTTATTGGCAGAAATGGAATGTCCAATTTGCTATAATTACATGCTACCACCGATATTCCAATGTATCGATGGTCATAGTTTATGCGGAGCttgtaaagaaaatataaacggGATCTGCGGGATCTGCAAAAAAGTTGTTAAAGATACCAGGAACTTTACACTGGAAAAAATGGCGAACCGTTTACTATATCCCTGCAAATTTCACAAATCCGGTTGCACTTATTCGTCTCTAGCAACCGAAATAAAAGAGCATCAAAGTAATTGCAGATTCGGTCCTCAAGAATGTCCATTAAGCGATTCCACTGATTGCAGTTGGAGTGGTTTCCATTCCGCAGTTTTCGCTCACGTGGAAAACAACCATAACGACGATATTCTGCAAGGCGATAAAATCGAAATACCTTTCGAAAGGGATCGAACTTCCAGCGTGGTGTATTTGATCGAACgcaaaaagataattttcaaattatgttacGAATTCGACGGATCGAAATTTTATTGGTGCGTGCAGTTGGTTGGATTTTCGGAGGTAGCAAAAGATTACAGGTTCGAAGTGGATTTGATAGACTTGAGCGGTTCAAAGTTGAGGTTTTATCATTTGGGGTTGGTGGTACCGCTCACGAAATTGGCGGATTGTTACAAATGTCCCGGAAAATTCGTCGTGGCTACGTTGGAACAAGTGGAAAATTTCGTTACCAATTCCATTTGTTTTAGGGTtaacattgttgaaaaatga